Genomic window (Rhododendron vialii isolate Sample 1 chromosome 4a, ASM3025357v1):
AGCATCCCTTTCGCCGAACCCGGGGTAAATACGATGTTAATAGAGGGGTCTCAGTCTAGAGCCGAGCCCCGGTTTAGGTACAGCCACGGATGGTCTTGGCCTCATTTTTTATGACTGATGCGGATAAttatgttcggcctgctacaaatAAAACttagacaagtaaattgggatggagggagtaattgagAAATCGGTAAGGATTAGAGTTGCTCAAGCCTAAGGGTCgtcatcgggccgggccgggccggcCGGCCAAGTCACTGCCCAAGCCCGCTCATGGGCCGGGCCGACcggactttttcttttttcgggccgggcgggccgggctacctaccataaattgaaaCCCAAGTCCAGCCCATGGGATACCCAATTGACGGGTtggcgggcttaaatttccttgggccGAAAATAAatcaaaggaaaagagaaaggaTTTTATGGGATTTTAGGCTAATGGGTGGGCCCGTGGGCGGACTATTGGACGGGTACCACCGGCGGGCTCACGGGCCGGGCCTACgggcgggccgagtaaaaattcataggcccaaGCCTGCCCATTACAAACTATAGGCCGGGCCAGTTCGCCCGTTTTACGGGCTCGGACCGGATAAAAACCCGATGGATCAGGCGGATTTTGGACGGGTCATGAgcttcgggctaaatgatgacccttactagacctgggtaacaggtcgtgtcgggtcgtgttcgtgtcgtgtcagtcgggttcgtgtcacaaatcacccaaccctaacccgacccatttagaattcgtgtttctcgagtcgtgtcattttcgtgtttcgtgtcagaaatgctcaaccctaacccgttaacttcgtgtccggttcgtgtcgtgttatcgtgtctgttacctaactctatatagaattgcagatataccatatattatgtatatatgttcgtgAAAATGGATAACACAGATTcgtaaccgtgttggtcgtgtcaatttcgtgtatcacgtgttcaaccctaacccgacccatttagaattagtgttctcgagtcgtgtcattttcgtgtttcgtgtcagaaatgttcaatcCTAACCCGCTAATTTCGTGTCCGATTCGTATCGTGTTGTCGTGCCTCGTGTCTGTTGTCCAGCTCTAACCCTTACTCAAGCCCACCTACCTTACCGTCCCAAACAAAAGATGGGGAAACGTCATCTCGCATATGGAGTCCCTTTGGTGGAGAAAATGTGGAGGTCCGTAGCTCACTGCAAAAGACCACTGGCACTGCTATATCAACTCCATCATCCTCATTTGAAACTGAGCAACCCATATCATCCTTCTTCTTCGAACCTGGTTTTCTTCTTTGGATCatcatattcttcttcttcttcttcaacaagTGGTGGTGGTCGCAATTACCATCtcagaaaaacaagaaaatggcCACTCTCACCATACAAAGCCAAGTGGCAAGAAACCTTCAACCATCAGCAAGCCATCGAAACCCTAAAACAATCTACAAAAACCTCACCCAACCTCCTCTCCACTCTCATCGATTCCTTCTCCGTCTACAACTGCGACCCAACTCCCAACGCCTACCACTTCATCATCAAAACCCTCGCCCAAACCTCCAAACTGGACCAAATTCCCCCAATTCTCCACCGGATAGAAAACGACGAAAAATTCGAAACCCCCGAGTTCGTTCTCGTCGATCTGATTAAAATCTACGGCCGTGCGAATTTGATTCGACCCGCCATTGATCTGTTCTTTAGAATACCCAAGTTTAGATGTGTTCCTTCAGTAGATTCTCTGAATTGTTTGTTGTTAATACTCTGTAGGAACAGGGAGGGTATTAGGGTTGTGCCCCAAATTTTGTTGAAGAGTCAGTTGATGAATATAAGGGTGGAAGAGTCTTGCTTTTGTTTATTGATAGAGGGTCTTTGTAGGATTAGGAAGGTTAATTACGCGATTAAGTTGTTGAATTTCATGATAAGCGATGGGTATAGCCTTGATGGAAGACTGTGTTCTTTGATAATTGCTACTCTGTGTGAGGATGGAAATGATTTGTCTTGGTCTAGTGTTGAGGTCATGGGTTTCTGGGATGATATGAGCAGATTAGGGTTTTCCCCTGGGAGGGTGGATTGGTGCAATGTGATAAGGTTTTTTGTGAAGAAAGGGAAGGGTATGGATGCTTTGGATGTGCTGGAGCAAATGAAAACGGGTGGGATTAAGCCGAATGTAGTGGCTTATACTTTGGTTCTAGACGGGGTTATTGCAGAGGGGAAGTTCGAAAAGGCAGACCGACTGTTTGATGAAATGCTTGTGTTGGGATTGGTTCCGAATATTCGTACTTACAATGTTTACATAAATGGTTTGCGTAAACAGAACAAGGTGGAGGAGGGAGTTGTTATGCTTGCTTGTATGGAAGAGTTGGGGTGCAATCCTAATGTTGTCACTTATAACGTGCTATTGAAGGGTCTTTGTAAGGCTGGGAAATTGAGTAGGGCGAGGGAAATTGTTAAAGAGATGAAGGAGAAGGGCGTGCAGCTTGACTCGCATACGTATGGGATTTTGATTGGTGGGTTGGTTAAGGTTGGTGAAATTGATGAAGTTTGTCATATGGTTAAGGAAATCTTAGATAAGGGATTTCCTCTTCCGTCTTCAACATTTGACGATGTGATATGTGGGTTGTGCCAAAGAGGGTTGTTTGGCAAGGCACTGGAACTACTAAAAGAATCTGTTGGCGAGAATTTTGCTCCTGGAATTAGGTCATGGGAAGCGTTGCTCATAGGATCTGAGCTAAATTGTGGTTTTGAGGATAACGGTTTAATGCATGCAGAAACCCCTTTTCAAACTGACATGCTTGGAAGGCCAGAACTTATAGTGTGCGTGTAAATTTGCTATGTTAAGCTGTTGCATTAGCCTTTGGTGCATATTGGTGCTTCAGTTTCAAACCAAAGACTCGTCCTATATGGAAAACTGTAGCTCAAATTTGGGCATCTGAGTTAAACATACAATTACTTGCAAGTTGCAGGGGAGAGctgaagaaaaagttcaaatacCTATTGTTGAGTTCATATATGTAAAACAGTAAAAGAACTTACATTTTGAGAGCATAGACGCGATTCAATTTAGTGTTACTGTGAAAGAGGTACTTTTTTCGCTGCCTTGTGTATTATTCCTCTCAGTTTTACCTCAACCCACGCAAGTAGGCCATTTAACTGGTGCTACAATATTTTTGCATGTCTTGGCACAATCTGTTGTTGCATTCTGCTTTAGTTTTGTTCTGTTTCTTGGAACTGCAGTGTATGGTTATCAGCTGAAACTGCAGTATGGTTATCAGCTGAAACTGCATGAGAATCGTGGACGAATAACAATAATACGCGACCGAATAATATGTATTCATGATATAGTGGAAATTGGTAGTGTTAACTGGTCCCATTTGTCGCTATGTTTGTATCTTGAACTCatggaaaggagaaaaaaggaaggaaagagCAGAAATAGGTAGATtaaatacaatatttttgtgTCATTAGGATAAGTAActtgccccaaaaaaaaataaaaaaccgatggttttgtttttttgttatgatAAGTAACTTCGTTTCCCTCTAATATTTTCCTTGAAACATCAAAGGTGAGTGTGACTAACAGTCGCATTTTTGGGGGCCCTGAAGTGTTTCCTGTTTTGAAACTTGAAATACTTGTGTTTGAATGCGTGTGttgtcacagagagagagagagagagagagagagagagattctttgATGTCCCTGTCCCATTACTACCAACCCAAAGAAATACGATACGGTGGCGAATAATCTTGGCTGAAGCGCTCATAGGGCATTTGCCTTTGATCCTAGCCGACGTTGGAACAGATCCAACATGACTGGCGTAAAGGGCAACCTTCCCACGTCTTGATAGCCTTACCTGACGTGCTTCTTTTCATGTTATTGCTCTTGCCGTGGTTATAATTTTACCTTGTTCATGCACTTAGTCAGGAGTTACCCATTATCTGTTCAATTGACTAACTTGTTCTCTTGATCATTATCCTTGTAATCATCACACTTAATTTTTACATACCCTATGGACCTGTTctccaatttttcaaaatgttgcGGTGAGAAATTACAACTGACCTGAAAATGAAACCTTTTTCCTATGTACTTATGTGTATGAACACCTTTCTTTGCACTGGCTTTCAATGAGTGATCAGGTCCAGTGGTCTTGATGGTGAAGAAGGGCACATGAAGCACTCACTCATATACATCACGAAGCACTTACTCATATCCTGTAtgccattttgttttgtttatgctACATTTATAATCAAAGGGCAGGAAGGTGCGTGTGTTTCCACAAACTGTGTACTTcatagggctgtaaacgaaccgattTGAACCGAATAGTACATGGCTTGATAGACATTCCTAGAAAATTTCAGCATGTTTAAGCttgttttgtttagtttatgaTTTAAACAAACAGAAGCTTATTGAACTGTGTAGTGGGTTGCTCAATTTAAATCTAAAAACTTGACGTGATTGAAATGGTGGTCATGCTTTCTTTGTTCAATTACCCGACCAATTTGAAATGAGCTTTTGATGACCAAACTCAATCTTGGGCTCGGGCACCACGTTCATTTTATTGCTTATGTGTACAAATTGAGCTCTTGCATCGGTCAAAATGGGAAAAATGACTGAACTAATTTCCTCATTACACTCGAGAACGGGGGAGATCAACTTTATCATcatataaaataaaagagaacaAGGGGTAGGTGACATAAACCTCACTCCACCATTATGCCAAAAGTACATGAACGAAGAAATGGTCTTTGATCCTTACAGAAATCATTCTATTTCATATATTTTGGATTTGTTCCAAGGACCATCCTAGGAAGAAAGATGCACAACTGGATTAGTTGTCTACACGGCCATGCATTTCCAAGCAGGAAATGCTGTATACGAAAACTGTATGGAATTTGATGTGCCACTGTATTGTTTGTTCTAGATACATATGGGCTTAAAAAAGCACCTTTTTAAGTCATACAACTGTTACCGCATGATGATGAATAGAGATTGCTGTAAGTGAAAAATAGGAACAAATTAAGATCTTAAAGTTGCTCTAGTCGCACTTTAGGCATGAAACCAGATAACATTGAAGTTAGAAGAGCTGATAAGCAAAAAAGGTTAGCGCTAGTTGATCACCCGAAAATATGAATAAGCTGCAGTGCTCTTGGCAAGTTCCCTCTGTCCATGATGTACTTTTGTCGACAAATTCATAAGTAAATGAGCAAGAATTTCTTAGTGATGGTTTTGTTGACCCTGCGCTTCTTACTTGGACAGCTTTAGGTAGTAATTGGCATTTGCTTCTGCCAAATATGAAGAGATTAGGATTCAAGTTCTCCCGTAGCTTTTATGGCCATCTACTTATTATTGTCTGCTATCACTTACGACtcattcaaatttattttgcattttaCGAATTATTTGTTGTTTAAAATCTTACCTATGACAGGTTTCGTTCTGATGGAGCATCTTAAAGGACAACTTAAGGACGTCTCAGTCATTCCAGGCTTGGTTGAATTTTCCAGTTTTTTAGATGGATGCAATTTCCTAAATTCTAAACTCAGTGACACTTTCAGCACTATGGACATTGAAGAGTTGAGGGCATATGTTGGCACAGATCAAAGAAAGAGACTAGCAGAAATGTAAGTTGCGATAAAATTTGACGGGTTAGAACTAAAGTCCTGGCAAGGTTTGACATGTGTTTGTTGTAACAGTCTTGCTGAGTTTTCTGAAAAGCTTTTTGGATTTAGTAGATGAATTAGTTACAAAAGTAGCAATGTACGCGAGAGCACCTTCCATAAAGAAAAGGATCGTACATGCGAGGGAGGAAGCACATCTGCTTCTAGCGGGTCTGCATATGCATGTGGACATTAGCAAGTCGAATTGTGTGACCCAAATTCCCAATATATATCTCTGACGGTTTTGTTTTCATGAGATGAACTAGCTAACATCGTTGCACCACCAATGAGACCACCTTTcatcaaaaaagagaaaagttaTGAGTTAGGAAGCATATGTGCTCCTTGCGGGTTTGTGTATCCATGTCCGTATCATTGTGGACACAAGAGGACACCTATCTGGTGCATCTACATGTGTGTCCCATATTTTCAAGACTGTTAAAGAATTTCTCGCGTGGAACAGTTTACCTGCGGCTCATTATTATTTGTATTGAAAATATAGGGAATGTCGAGTCATCACTGTtcaatttcttattttgttgGGAAACCACGTTTTCCTTGACTGAGTGGTAGAAAAAAGTCGCATGTGTATGTTGCTGCTTTACCAGCAAGGCTGTTGCTTTGAGCTTAGTTCCTCTATCGCTCGTTTTCTGTCCCACTACCCCATTTTGGGAACT
Coding sequences:
- the LOC131322817 gene encoding pentatricopeptide repeat-containing protein At2g38420, mitochondrial; its protein translation is MGKRHLAYGVPLVEKMWRSVAHCKRPLALLYQLHHPHLKLSNPYHPSSSNLVFFFGSSYSSSSSSTSGGGRNYHLRKTRKWPLSPYKAKWQETFNHQQAIETLKQSTKTSPNLLSTLIDSFSVYNCDPTPNAYHFIIKTLAQTSKLDQIPPILHRIENDEKFETPEFVLVDLIKIYGRANLIRPAIDLFFRIPKFRCVPSVDSLNCLLLILCRNREGIRVVPQILLKSQLMNIRVEESCFCLLIEGLCRIRKVNYAIKLLNFMISDGYSLDGRLCSLIIATLCEDGNDLSWSSVEVMGFWDDMSRLGFSPGRVDWCNVIRFFVKKGKGMDALDVLEQMKTGGIKPNVVAYTLVLDGVIAEGKFEKADRLFDEMLVLGLVPNIRTYNVYINGLRKQNKVEEGVVMLACMEELGCNPNVVTYNVLLKGLCKAGKLSRAREIVKEMKEKGVQLDSHTYGILIGGLVKVGEIDEVCHMVKEILDKGFPLPSSTFDDVICGLCQRGLFGKALELLKESVGENFAPGIRSWEALLIGSELNCGFEDNGLMHAETPFQTDMLGRPELIVCV